A window of the Pseudobdellovibrionaceae bacterium genome harbors these coding sequences:
- the smc gene encoding chromosome segregation protein SMC yields MRIKKLELVGFKSFKDRTVIQFDTGITGIVGPNGCGKSNIVDALVWVMGEMSAKHLRGSSMEDVIFAGSQDYAPTGFAEVSLTLENDGGPFPVQYLSHSEVMVTRRLHRSGESEYLINKEPARLRDIQEIFMDTGAGSRGFSIIEQGQIGKIITSKPSERRSLIEEAAGITKFKVRKKESERKLKATEQNLIRLADIVTELKRQMESLERQAQKAERYKKIKDELTDKEMWIFSTQFGKLLTQQSELLATLEQAEDREAGFEASFAQAEAEFLQHKELVVEKQTVIEDMQFKFKDLNQKVIELEKSIRETQFEIEQARRSTEMTGSFVTQYEARFEALTEEKANIEDKFIKAQEAYDEAETFFEQSQSLFDEAFAKVQTCDQALTEKRRALISLEQNQVAIGAKKEALQEKEQEIREEKAQSQVAYDEVLTQKKEFETRRNEFFKKLESEKQLQLDMSKDLDTLRSNLEIQNQQKQEASSVYESTKEELTQVSSLLMGLENLQKNMEGFDDGVKAALTQNANLGLKTIADVVDVPPQYEAAFSAVVGVKFQTLVSPNLDIRKAEEIFATIEKENQGRVGFLLQSEDIKTSATGAPHFFSLVTVDGAYESLLKGFLSRLFLVTDAVQAQAIFKEIPEALCVTETGMVYDSLGFVTGGMQADGGTSLIRRKREIKDLTDKKEVMTEKLKAAQKNLDAIVERISTIEKDIEQTREENNQKEITIAGLKKDLEQAEYELKNSENALSKYEAQLQTVDTRWQSLAQSLEALIEKESQELTQIQELKEEVDQLDEELRTTQSGIENLRQKATDSKVTYASSKEQLESIKVNLEKTSSALDEVTREIESMNLKSEQSMQVMSENELVVEKQKIELERSITEVQQIEEKISALKNEYEELAEKARESGEVVSAMTIEKGQLKSRVTEAQLQKEKVETQMSYIQEQAQEKYAEDIMVAYTNYADKFSMDEFTPIEAEVKDLRSKLGRIGEVNLSAITDYEDVSTRYKFLSEQQDDLLKAKDQLKKVIERINRICSRRFKETYEAVNERFMKVFPVLFGGGEARLILIEGTEEDQEPGIDIISKPPGKKMQNVSLLSGGEKALTAVSLIFSIFLVKPSPFCLLDEVDAPLDDANVFRFNDLVKEMAKRSQIIIVTHNKNTMAVNDKLYGVTMQEKGVSKMVSVDLEGRGTERVAHA; encoded by the coding sequence TTGAGAATCAAAAAGCTAGAACTTGTAGGGTTTAAATCATTTAAGGATCGCACTGTCATTCAGTTTGATACAGGCATCACTGGCATTGTGGGCCCTAATGGTTGTGGAAAATCAAACATTGTGGACGCTCTGGTATGGGTGATGGGTGAGATGTCAGCCAAGCACCTTCGTGGTTCTTCAATGGAAGACGTGATCTTTGCGGGTTCGCAAGACTATGCTCCTACAGGTTTTGCTGAGGTGTCTTTAACTTTAGAAAACGATGGGGGTCCTTTCCCTGTTCAGTATTTGAGTCACAGCGAAGTGATGGTGACTCGTCGTTTGCATCGTTCTGGTGAATCCGAGTATCTGATCAATAAAGAGCCTGCGCGCTTAAGAGACATTCAAGAAATTTTTATGGACACAGGCGCGGGTTCGCGTGGCTTTAGTATCATCGAGCAAGGCCAAATCGGTAAGATCATCACCTCTAAGCCTTCAGAAAGACGCTCCTTGATTGAAGAGGCTGCGGGTATTACGAAGTTTAAAGTTCGTAAAAAAGAATCAGAGAGAAAGTTAAAAGCCACAGAACAGAATTTAATTCGTTTGGCAGATATTGTGACTGAGCTAAAAAGGCAGATGGAGTCTTTAGAGCGCCAAGCCCAAAAGGCGGAACGCTACAAAAAAATCAAAGATGAACTTACAGACAAAGAGATGTGGATCTTTTCCACACAGTTTGGAAAATTACTGACTCAGCAATCAGAACTTCTGGCTACCTTAGAGCAGGCTGAAGATCGTGAAGCAGGGTTTGAAGCTAGCTTTGCACAAGCTGAAGCTGAGTTTTTACAGCACAAAGAATTGGTAGTAGAGAAACAAACTGTCATCGAAGACATGCAGTTTAAGTTTAAAGACTTAAATCAAAAAGTGATTGAGTTAGAGAAATCCATTCGTGAAACGCAATTTGAAATTGAACAGGCTCGTCGCAGTACAGAGATGACAGGGTCTTTTGTAACTCAATATGAAGCTCGTTTTGAAGCTTTGACTGAAGAGAAGGCCAATATTGAAGACAAATTTATCAAGGCCCAAGAAGCTTATGATGAAGCTGAGACATTCTTTGAACAGAGCCAAAGCTTATTTGATGAGGCTTTTGCAAAAGTTCAAACCTGTGACCAGGCCTTGACTGAAAAGCGTCGCGCATTGATCAGCCTTGAGCAAAATCAAGTGGCTATTGGTGCTAAAAAAGAAGCCTTGCAAGAGAAGGAACAAGAGATTCGCGAGGAAAAAGCCCAATCCCAAGTGGCTTACGATGAAGTTCTGACTCAGAAAAAAGAATTTGAAACGCGCAGAAATGAGTTTTTCAAAAAATTAGAAAGCGAAAAGCAATTACAGTTAGATATGTCTAAGGACTTAGACACTTTGAGAAGCAACCTTGAAATTCAAAACCAGCAAAAGCAGGAAGCGTCTAGCGTCTATGAATCCACAAAAGAAGAGCTGACCCAAGTTTCAAGTTTACTTATGGGGCTTGAGAACTTACAAAAAAATATGGAAGGTTTTGATGATGGGGTCAAAGCCGCACTCACTCAAAACGCAAATCTTGGTCTTAAAACCATTGCCGATGTGGTGGATGTGCCCCCTCAATATGAGGCCGCATTTTCTGCTGTAGTGGGTGTTAAATTTCAAACTCTTGTCAGCCCTAACTTGGATATCCGCAAAGCCGAAGAGATCTTTGCTACGATCGAAAAAGAAAACCAAGGCCGTGTGGGATTTTTATTACAAAGCGAAGACATCAAAACCAGCGCAACAGGTGCGCCTCATTTCTTTAGTCTTGTCACAGTAGACGGAGCTTATGAGTCTTTATTAAAAGGCTTTCTGTCTCGTCTATTTTTAGTGACGGACGCCGTACAGGCTCAGGCTATTTTTAAAGAGATTCCTGAAGCCTTATGTGTGACCGAAACGGGTATGGTTTATGACTCCTTAGGGTTTGTAACGGGTGGCATGCAAGCTGATGGGGGAACTTCTTTAATTCGTCGCAAACGTGAGATCAAAGATCTGACGGATAAAAAAGAAGTGATGACGGAAAAGCTTAAAGCCGCACAAAAGAATTTAGACGCCATTGTAGAACGTATTTCCACAATAGAAAAAGACATCGAACAGACCCGAGAAGAAAACAACCAAAAAGAGATTACGATTGCGGGGTTGAAGAAAGATTTGGAACAAGCTGAGTACGAACTTAAGAACAGTGAAAACGCTCTAAGTAAATACGAAGCTCAGTTGCAAACGGTAGACACTCGCTGGCAGTCTTTAGCGCAAAGCCTAGAAGCACTTATAGAAAAAGAAAGCCAAGAACTGACCCAAATCCAAGAGCTTAAAGAAGAAGTGGATCAGTTAGATGAAGAGTTAAGAACCACACAATCTGGTATTGAAAACTTAAGACAAAAAGCTACAGACTCTAAGGTGACTTATGCTTCCAGCAAAGAGCAGCTTGAATCTATTAAAGTGAATTTAGAAAAAACAAGTTCAGCCCTAGATGAAGTGACCCGCGAGATTGAAAGCATGAACTTAAAGTCAGAGCAGTCTATGCAAGTGATGTCAGAAAATGAACTCGTGGTGGAAAAGCAAAAGATTGAATTGGAAAGGTCCATCACAGAAGTGCAACAGATTGAAGAAAAAATTTCTGCACTGAAAAATGAATACGAAGAGCTGGCAGAAAAAGCCCGCGAATCAGGTGAAGTGGTTTCAGCTATGACCATTGAAAAGGGACAGTTGAAATCCAGAGTGACAGAAGCTCAGCTACAAAAAGAAAAAGTAGAAACCCAAATGTCCTACATTCAAGAACAGGCTCAAGAAAAGTACGCCGAAGATATCATGGTGGCTTATACAAATTATGCAGATAAATTTTCTATGGACGAGTTCACACCTATTGAAGCAGAAGTGAAGGACTTAAGATCCAAGCTTGGCCGAATCGGAGAGGTGAACTTATCGGCGATCACAGACTATGAAGATGTGTCTACAAGATACAAGTTTCTTAGCGAACAGCAGGACGATCTATTGAAAGCTAAGGATCAGCTCAAGAAGGTGATTGAACGTATTAACCGTATTTGTTCCAGAAGATTCAAAGAAACATATGAAGCGGTGAATGAAAGATTTATGAAAGTATTCCCAGTTCTGTTCGGAGGTGGGGAAGCACGTCTGATTTTAATTGAAGGCACAGAAGAAGATCAAGAACCTGGAATTGATATCATCTCTAAACCTCCTGGTAAAAAGATGCAGAATGTCTCTTTGCTGTCTGGGGGGGAAAAGGCTTTAACGGCAGTGTCACTGATCTTTTCTATCTTCTTGGTTAAACCATCACCGTTCTGTTTACTGGATGAGGTGGATGCGCCTCTTGATGATGCCAACGTATTTAGATTTAATGATCTCGTCAAAGAGATGGCTAAGCGCAGTCAGATTATCATTGTTACACACAACAAAAACACAATGGCTGTGAACGACAAACTTTATGGTGTGACCATGCAAGAAAAAGGGGTATCGAAAATGGTATCTGTAGACCTTGAGGGGCGCGGCACAGAAAGAGTCGCTCACGCCTAG
- the ppdK gene encoding pyruvate, phosphate dikinase produces MQTTSTQGNPEGKTMENKKYLFFFSEKETDGNAKMKDILGGKGANLAEMCSMGIPVPPGFTLSTELCKVFYENGQKLPEEVKNQVVETMDRVGKILGKTFGDPKNPLLVSVRSGARASMPGMMDTILNLGLNDETVKGLAEQSSNPRFAKDSYRRFIQMYSNVVMGMNASLLEVILEDYKAEKNYELDTELTEKDLDWLVQKFKEQVEDFTNQAFPTDPWEQLWGAITAVFKSWNNSRAITYRELNGIPAEWGTAVNIQSMVFGNMGEDCATGVAFTRDPSTGEKVFFGEFLVNAQGEDVVAGIRTPQAINKRGGGEPGSSLEEVMPESYVRLVEIYNTLEKHYRDMQDLEFTIERGNLWMLQTRNGKRTTKAALNIALDMLKEGLINEEEAILRIQPSSLDQLLHPTLDPKAEKTLLAKGLPASPGGACGKVVFTSEEAKEWRENGIKTILVRIETSPEDIEGMVAAQGILTTRGGMTSHAAVVARGMGKCCVSGCENISVDYKSEEMKVKGYVIKKGDVITLDGSTGEVFLGEVATIEPKLDGSFSELMALADKYRTMGVRTNADTPKDAKMARDFGAEGIGLCRTEHMFFGPERIDAIREMIMAESTEERRTALDKLLPFQKEDFLQIFNEMVGLPVTIRLLDPPLHEFLPHADKDIEDLAKKMDVNPKRLKQRIQNLVEANPMLGHRGCRLAISYPEIYEMQARAIAMAAAEFSKAQNSESFEPEIMIPLVGVFGELKALRALVEKTVRDVQKESGQSFKYKVGTMIELPRAAVTADEVAEYADFFSFGTNDLTQTALGLSRDDAGKFLGTYVSEGLLEKDPFVTIDIKGVGKLVSLGVELGRRAKPQLKVGICGEHGGDPSSIEFFQSVGLDYVSCSPYRVPIARLAAAHAALKEKNAAKGALH; encoded by the coding sequence ATGCAGACCACCTCGACACAGGGTAATCCAGAGGGAAAAACTATGGAAAATAAAAAGTATTTGTTCTTTTTTTCTGAAAAAGAAACAGATGGCAATGCTAAGATGAAGGATATTTTGGGGGGCAAAGGGGCCAACCTTGCTGAAATGTGCTCGATGGGAATTCCTGTTCCTCCTGGTTTCACCCTTTCCACAGAGCTTTGCAAAGTCTTCTATGAAAACGGTCAAAAGCTTCCTGAAGAAGTGAAAAACCAAGTCGTAGAGACGATGGACAGAGTGGGCAAAATTCTAGGTAAGACCTTTGGTGACCCTAAGAATCCTCTGCTTGTGAGTGTGCGTTCGGGTGCTAGAGCCTCTATGCCAGGAATGATGGACACCATTTTAAACTTGGGACTTAATGATGAAACTGTAAAAGGTCTTGCGGAACAGTCCTCAAATCCTCGTTTTGCCAAAGACTCTTACAGACGTTTTATTCAAATGTATTCTAACGTTGTGATGGGCATGAATGCCTCTTTGCTAGAAGTGATCTTAGAGGATTATAAAGCTGAAAAAAATTATGAACTAGATACAGAACTCACAGAAAAAGATTTAGATTGGTTAGTGCAAAAATTTAAAGAACAGGTCGAGGACTTCACCAATCAGGCTTTCCCTACAGATCCATGGGAACAACTCTGGGGAGCCATCACGGCTGTGTTTAAAAGCTGGAACAACTCTCGTGCCATCACATACCGTGAACTTAACGGTATCCCTGCGGAGTGGGGAACGGCTGTGAACATTCAATCCATGGTGTTTGGAAATATGGGCGAAGACTGTGCTACAGGTGTGGCTTTTACTCGCGATCCTTCCACTGGAGAAAAAGTGTTCTTCGGAGAATTTTTAGTGAATGCCCAAGGCGAAGACGTGGTGGCGGGAATTCGCACACCTCAGGCCATCAACAAACGTGGTGGGGGCGAGCCTGGTTCTTCTTTAGAAGAGGTGATGCCTGAGTCCTACGTGCGTTTGGTTGAGATTTATAACACTTTGGAAAAGCATTATCGCGACATGCAGGATTTGGAATTCACTATTGAACGTGGAAACTTATGGATGCTGCAAACTCGTAATGGGAAGCGCACCACTAAAGCGGCTTTGAACATTGCGCTAGACATGCTTAAAGAGGGTTTGATCAACGAAGAAGAAGCCATCCTTAGAATTCAACCCAGCAGCTTAGATCAACTGCTGCATCCCACATTAGACCCTAAAGCCGAAAAGACTTTATTAGCCAAAGGCTTACCCGCAAGCCCAGGTGGAGCTTGTGGTAAAGTGGTCTTCACCAGTGAAGAAGCCAAAGAGTGGAGAGAGAACGGAATTAAAACCATTCTTGTAAGAATAGAAACCTCACCAGAAGACATTGAAGGTATGGTGGCTGCGCAAGGAATTTTAACCACTCGTGGAGGAATGACATCTCACGCCGCTGTGGTGGCTCGTGGTATGGGCAAGTGCTGTGTGTCTGGTTGTGAAAATATCAGCGTGGATTACAAATCTGAAGAGATGAAGGTCAAAGGGTATGTGATCAAAAAAGGTGATGTGATCACCTTAGATGGCTCTACAGGTGAGGTGTTCTTAGGTGAAGTGGCCACAATCGAACCGAAACTAGATGGCAGCTTTTCTGAACTGATGGCTCTTGCAGATAAATACAGAACCATGGGTGTGCGCACGAACGCTGACACTCCTAAAGACGCCAAAATGGCCAGAGATTTTGGTGCCGAAGGCATTGGGCTTTGCCGTACTGAGCACATGTTTTTTGGCCCAGAAAGAATTGATGCCATTCGTGAAATGATCATGGCAGAAAGTACAGAAGAGCGTCGCACGGCTTTAGATAAGCTTCTGCCTTTTCAAAAAGAGGACTTCTTACAAATTTTTAATGAGATGGTAGGTTTGCCTGTGACGATTCGTCTGCTGGACCCACCTCTGCACGAGTTTTTACCTCATGCCGACAAAGACATCGAAGACCTAGCTAAAAAGATGGACGTCAACCCTAAGCGTTTAAAACAAAGAATTCAAAACTTAGTCGAGGCCAATCCTATGTTGGGACATCGTGGATGTAGATTGGCCATAAGTTACCCTGAAATTTATGAAATGCAAGCCCGTGCCATTGCTATGGCCGCGGCCGAGTTTTCCAAAGCTCAAAACAGCGAAAGCTTCGAACCCGAAATCATGATTCCACTTGTGGGTGTGTTTGGGGAGCTGAAAGCCTTAAGAGCCCTTGTGGAAAAGACAGTGAGAGATGTGCAAAAAGAAAGTGGGCAAAGCTTTAAATATAAAGTGGGAACCATGATCGAGCTTCCTCGTGCTGCCGTTACGGCCGACGAAGTGGCGGAGTATGCTGATTTTTTCAGCTTTGGAACCAACGATTTGACGCAGACAGCCTTAGGCTTATCTCGTGATGATGCGGGTAAGTTTTTGGGCACCTATGTTTCTGAAGGTCTATTGGAAAAGGACCCATTTGTCACAATTGATATAAAAGGTGTTGGCAAACTTGTGTCACTTGGGGTTGAATTAGGACGTAGGGCCAAGCCTCAACTTAAGGTGGGGATTTGTGGTGAGCATGGGGGAGATCCTTCGAGCATTGAATTTTTCCAAAGCGTAGGCTTGGATTATGTCAGTTGTTCACCATACCGTGTGCCGATTGCAAGACTTGCAGCCGCTCACGCCGCTCTCAAAGAGAAGAATGCAGCTAAAGGAGCACTTCATTGA
- a CDS encoding glycine--tRNA ligase: protein MSFESKPLEQLSTLVSLSKRRGFVFQSSEIYGGLNSCWDYGPLGVQLKRNIKEAWWQNMTKRLDVVGLDAAILMHPRVWKASGHIDEFTDPLVDCKKCKTRFREDKAPVNDKGQVTCPSCGSSEITETRNFNLMFKTTMGAVETEGSTIYLRPETAQGIFVNFDNVRESMRKKVPFGIAQIGKSFRNEITPGNFTFRMREFEQMEMQFFVKPGTDEQWFEYWKEERRKFYTDLGLKAENLDWHPHGPDELAHYAKAAMDVYYKFPFGWEELEGVHNRSDYDLRQHQEFSSKNLMYFDEAAKEKYLPYVIETAVGADRLALAVLCDAYREEVVNKETNDVRIVMGFSPKIAPVQVAILPLSKKEGLTELSTKVCSQLSQEFSVQYDDAGSIGKRYRRQDEIGTPMCITVDFESLDDAQVTVRHRDLMTQKRVSIDSLNSFVKDKINNFEGF, encoded by the coding sequence ATGTCCTTTGAAAGCAAGCCACTTGAGCAACTGTCCACATTAGTTTCTTTATCCAAGCGTCGCGGATTCGTATTTCAAAGCAGTGAAATTTATGGGGGCTTAAACTCATGCTGGGACTACGGGCCCTTGGGTGTACAGCTTAAGCGTAACATCAAAGAGGCATGGTGGCAGAACATGACCAAGCGTCTTGATGTGGTGGGTTTGGATGCCGCCATCCTTATGCACCCCAGAGTATGGAAAGCGTCAGGACACATTGATGAATTCACTGACCCGCTTGTAGATTGCAAAAAATGTAAGACCCGCTTTCGCGAAGACAAAGCTCCTGTCAATGATAAGGGCCAAGTGACGTGCCCTAGCTGTGGGTCTTCAGAGATCACGGAAACCAGAAATTTCAACTTGATGTTTAAAACCACTATGGGAGCGGTAGAAACCGAAGGGTCTACAATTTATCTTCGCCCTGAAACTGCGCAAGGGATTTTCGTGAATTTTGATAATGTGCGCGAATCTATGCGCAAAAAAGTTCCGTTTGGTATTGCTCAAATCGGAAAGTCCTTTCGTAACGAGATCACTCCAGGAAACTTCACTTTCCGTATGCGTGAATTTGAACAGATGGAGATGCAGTTTTTTGTAAAACCAGGTACGGACGAGCAGTGGTTTGAGTATTGGAAAGAAGAGCGTCGTAAGTTTTATACGGACCTGGGTTTAAAGGCTGAAAACTTAGACTGGCACCCTCACGGTCCAGATGAGCTGGCTCATTATGCGAAAGCGGCGATGGATGTGTACTATAAATTCCCATTTGGTTGGGAAGAGCTTGAAGGTGTGCACAACAGGTCCGATTACGATTTACGTCAGCACCAAGAGTTCAGTTCCAAAAACCTCATGTACTTTGATGAAGCTGCGAAAGAAAAATATTTACCTTATGTCATTGAGACCGCCGTGGGTGCGGACCGTTTGGCTTTGGCCGTGCTGTGTGATGCTTACAGAGAAGAGGTGGTCAATAAGGAAACCAACGATGTGCGGATTGTGATGGGCTTTAGCCCTAAGATAGCACCCGTGCAGGTGGCCATTTTACCTTTGTCCAAAAAAGAAGGCTTAACAGAACTGAGCACTAAAGTGTGCTCGCAACTTTCGCAAGAGTTTTCTGTGCAGTATGACGATGCGGGAAGCATTGGTAAACGTTATCGTCGCCAGGACGAGATCGGTACACCCATGTGTATCACTGTGGATTTTGAGTCTTTGGACGACGCACAGGTGACCGTGCGCCACAGAGACCTTATGACTCAAAAACGCGTTTCTATTGATTCATTAAACAGTTTTGTAAAAGATAAGATCAATAACTTCGAGGGATTTTAA
- a CDS encoding Mrp/NBP35 family ATP-binding protein gives MTIANNPYELQRPIAGVKHVIAVGSGKGGVGKSTASAHIAIALKNLGLKVGVLDADIYGPSMPRIFGCLNQKPGISEDTDKILPLEKYGLKIMSMGFLVDEDQAVVWRGPMLFKAMSQFFRDVEWGDLDVLVVDLPPGTGDVALTLAQQVTVSGAFVVSTPQNLSLTDARKAFDMFAQIKIPVMGFIENMAGFKIPGTDDVIDLFPKGQSESFLNADVEKFKIQFQPQLAVACETGVPLNQLDPNSESTQAFQNIAEYLKTKLSL, from the coding sequence ATGACAATCGCCAATAATCCTTATGAATTGCAAAGACCTATCGCTGGAGTCAAACACGTTATTGCCGTAGGTTCAGGCAAAGGCGGAGTAGGAAAAAGCACAGCCAGTGCCCACATCGCCATTGCTTTAAAAAACCTAGGCTTAAAAGTAGGCGTTCTAGATGCCGATATTTATGGCCCTAGTATGCCTCGCATCTTTGGGTGCTTGAATCAAAAACCTGGAATTTCTGAAGACACAGACAAGATATTACCCTTAGAAAAATATGGCCTCAAAATCATGAGCATGGGTTTTCTAGTAGATGAAGACCAAGCTGTGGTCTGGCGTGGCCCTATGCTTTTTAAAGCCATGAGCCAGTTCTTCCGCGATGTGGAGTGGGGTGATTTGGATGTCTTAGTTGTAGATCTTCCCCCAGGAACAGGTGATGTGGCTCTGACTTTGGCACAACAAGTGACAGTTTCAGGAGCGTTTGTGGTGTCCACGCCTCAAAATCTGTCTTTGACCGACGCTCGCAAAGCCTTTGATATGTTTGCGCAAATCAAAATCCCTGTGATGGGTTTTATTGAAAATATGGCAGGTTTTAAAATTCCTGGTACCGATGATGTGATTGATCTGTTCCCTAAAGGACAATCTGAGAGCTTCCTTAATGCCGATGTGGAAAAATTTAAAATCCAGTTCCAACCTCAGTTGGCTGTGGCTTGCGAAACAGGCGTGCCCTTAAATCAACTTGATCCTAATTCAGAATCCACACAGGCTTTTCAAAATATCGCTGAATACTTAAAAACAAAATTAAGTTTATAA
- a CDS encoding LysM peptidoglycan-binding domain-containing protein, with translation MRNDLVLLALGMVLMTGSVSCVHAPEFRGKKAATPAPKYNTPASYKNNAVATPNESLIAAEMKVDGLDITEKEAEEVEALPKPVIGTHDLLTVPPEGEALVQKWVAYFQGRGRPHMERYLSRLGRYETYMTDILVDQGLPRELIYVALIESGFSTHARSHASAVGYWQFISSTGRGYGLVINSMVDERKNPSRATEAAAQYFKALYNVFGSWPLALASYNAGENRVMRSIMRNYNRDFWSLALTKQLPTETSNYVPKFIAAVRICQEPAKYGFDHIVPMPGLAYETIDLKQGISMRMMASNLGVSVSALKELNPSFNTDFIPIYRGSSTEFKVPQGMKEKAIAAAQSSVSKHRYVAQQESAETHRVRRGDSLYRIARRYGTTVAALQRHNNLSNRSIIRPGMVIKIPGKGMTSNTYAQAKRSSDGQRYHRIRRGETLYGIAQKYGVGLAKLAQANNMTVRTRVKAGTSILIP, from the coding sequence ATGCGAAATGATTTGGTACTATTGGCCTTAGGTATGGTTTTGATGACAGGCAGTGTTTCTTGTGTTCATGCTCCAGAGTTCAGAGGAAAAAAAGCAGCTACGCCTGCTCCCAAATACAACACACCTGCGTCTTATAAAAACAACGCTGTGGCGACTCCTAATGAGAGTCTGATTGCGGCTGAAATGAAAGTGGATGGTTTAGACATCACTGAAAAAGAAGCAGAAGAGGTAGAGGCTCTACCAAAACCCGTTATCGGCACTCATGATTTATTAACAGTTCCGCCAGAAGGTGAAGCTTTGGTGCAAAAGTGGGTGGCTTACTTTCAAGGACGTGGTCGTCCACACATGGAAAGATATTTATCTCGCTTAGGTCGTTATGAAACTTACATGACCGACATTTTGGTGGATCAAGGTCTTCCTAGAGAATTGATTTATGTGGCGTTGATTGAATCTGGATTTAGCACCCATGCGCGTTCGCATGCGAGTGCTGTGGGCTACTGGCAATTTATCAGTTCTACTGGCCGAGGTTATGGCCTTGTGATCAACTCTATGGTGGATGAACGTAAAAATCCAAGTCGTGCCACGGAAGCTGCGGCTCAGTACTTCAAAGCATTATACAATGTGTTTGGTTCTTGGCCACTGGCACTTGCCTCTTACAACGCAGGTGAAAATCGTGTGATGAGATCTATCATGCGTAACTACAACAGAGACTTTTGGAGCTTAGCTTTAACGAAACAGTTACCAACAGAAACTTCAAATTATGTTCCTAAATTTATTGCAGCAGTTAGAATATGCCAAGAGCCTGCCAAGTATGGGTTTGATCATATTGTCCCTATGCCAGGTTTAGCTTACGAAACTATTGATCTTAAACAAGGCATTAGCATGAGGATGATGGCGAGTAATTTAGGTGTCAGTGTCTCTGCGCTAAAAGAGCTGAACCCTTCATTTAACACGGATTTTATTCCTATTTACCGAGGAAGTTCGACAGAGTTTAAGGTACCGCAAGGGATGAAAGAGAAGGCCATTGCAGCCGCTCAAAGCAGTGTGAGCAAACATAGATATGTAGCACAACAAGAGAGTGCAGAAACTCACAGAGTTAGACGTGGTGACAGCTTGTATCGAATTGCTAGACGATATGGCACCACAGTGGCCGCTTTACAGCGTCATAACAATTTAAGTAACAGGTCGATCATTCGTCCTGGAATGGTGATCAAAATTCCAGGTAAGGGAATGACATCCAATACTTATGCGCAAGCTAAAAGATCTTCAGACGGGCAAAGATACCATCGTATTCGTAGAGGCGAGACGCTTTATGGTATTGCTCAAAAGTACGGCGTGGGTTTGGCTAAACTCGCACAGGCCAACAATATGACCGTTCGGACTCGTGTTAAAGCGGGTACAAGCATTCTGATTCCATAA